The window ATGTCATGGATAATGATGACACCGTAAAACAGAATTAAAAACACGGCGATAAGCACGCCTAAAGCGAAGTAATTTAGCAACATGAAATGCCCTGGGTGGTAATGCGTAACAATTAACGAGTTTTACAAGGTGTTATATTCTTTAATGTCGGTGGCGATAATATCAATCGCGTTTTTTACGTCGGCCACTTTCAGCTGGGACTTTTCATTATTGAGATTCTCGCCCGATGCCTTGCGCACCACTTTAATCACCGGCTGCTGGGTTGAGGCGTCGATAAACTCCCCTTCCATATAGACGGCGCTTTCCATGGTGCGGTGCCCGGTAACGCTTTGGGTCGCGGCCACCAGCAGGGTGATCGGCAACACTTCATACAGCTGAAGCCCCTTCTTCTGCGTATCGATCGCCGTGATGGCGCCGCGGAAGATCAGCGTGTTTTCGCGCGGGATATCCTGCAATACAAAGTGCGAGCCCATCGCCTGTTTGAACTGCCGGTTGGTGTAGTTCAGGATATTATCAAGTGCGCGCTGGCTCACCATCTCGCTGGGTTTTGGCTTAGGGAAATAGGTCATCGGCTGATAGACCAGATACTTATATTTTGAAAAATCAACATCGGGATCTTTCCAATATAAAACATCCTTACCGGATGCCGACTTGCCCTTGGTGATGTCATTATAATTGGCGAGAAACGCCGAGTACTTTTCCTTTTCGGTTACCGCAGAAGAACAGGCCGCCAGTAATAATGCCAAAGGCAGCAGCGTTGCGCAGGTTATTTTCATAAAAATCTTCTCTGTCAATTTTAATGCCTAGCAAATAATTGACCAAAATAATACCCGCCACTCAGTGATAAGTCATATGACAATAACGGCAAAACCCTATATCATTTTTGATATACCAACCTTCGCCGGGCGGCACTGTGAAATTAAAAGACTTTAAAATTGAGGAGCTCAGGATCCTGCGCACCATTGCGGAAACGGCCAGCGTCAGCCAGGCGGCGCAGCTGTTGGGCATGCCGCAGTCCAACGTGTCGCGCAGCCTGACGGCGCTGGAGCGGCGGCTCGGTTTGGAAATCTTTTTGCGCGGGCCGCGAACCTTGTCGTTGACCGAGTTTGGCGAACAATTCTTGCGCCGCGCCGCCCTGCTGCTGGATGAACATAACGACCTGCTCGATATGTCCGGCACCTACAAGCGCAGCCTGAACGGCAGGGTAACGCTCGGCGCGCCTATCGGCATCCATTCGTTCCTGACGCGTTATCTGCTGCCCCCGCTGCTGCAGGCGTCGCCCGAGCTGATTGTCGATCTGGTTACCCGCAATCCGGGCGAACGCGAAAAAAAGTATGGCGCAGTTTTCGACAGCGACTGCGACCTGCTGATCAGCTTTTTCCAACCGCAGAATGAAAACCTGGTCGCCCGGCCATTAACCCGGTTTCGCGTCGGGCTGTTCGCCTCGCCGGATTACGTCGCCAGTTCGCCGCTCGGCGAGCCGGATGAGCTGGCGCAGCATCGCTGCATCACCTTGCGCACCCTCGGTGGCAGCAGCAACAGCTGGAGTTGCTACGATCCGCTGGGTCAGCTGATGCAGGTGACGGTAACCGGCAGCTGCATTTGCGACAATATTCTGCCGGCGATTGAGCTGGCCAAACAGGGGCTGGGGATTGTCTACGCCCCCTACTATTCGGTGGCGTCCGCCCTGGAATCCGGCGCGCTGCTGCCCTGCATCGCGCGTGAGCGCTGTATCGATATGCAGGCTTATCTCATCTACCCGCAGCGCGGGATCTTGCCCCACCGGGTGCAGGTGATGATGGACAGCATCATCGAGAACGTCAAACTGCACGCGCATCGGCTGATTTGACATCGCCAAAGAAAAAACCCCGCCGCAGCGGGGTAAGCCTGGCGCGCGGTCACCGCCTTACTTCACCGCCAGCGTCACCGCATCCTGCTTGAAGCCGTAGCGGCTCAGCGGGGTGATCGTCACCGACGTTGGCCGCCCTTCCACCCTCAGCGTCTGCGTTTCACCCGCCATCAGATAGTAATTGTCCAGCGTCGCCACCTTGCCCGAAGGCTGCAGCGTCAGCTGCGGCGCCAGCCGCACCACGTGCTGCCCGGCGTTGACTATCGTCAGCCGCTCCCCCGCCAGGCTCAGCTGCAGGTCATCCCACGGCGTCTTGCTCACCGCCACCGAGGTCGGCTGCAAAATCAGCCCGATGCTCTGCCGCACCGGCATCCGCGCACTGTTGTCCACCGCCTGGCCAATGCCCTCGAACGACGCCTTCAGCATCACCTCATGCGGCAACGCCGTTCCCGGTTTCAGCACGAAGTTTACCTGCTGGCTTTGCCCCGCTTCGATGCGCGCAATCGGCGGCGACAGCAAAACGGCCTTGCTGAACCCCTTGCCGTCCAGGTCTTCCACCTTCGTCGCCAACAATATCGGCTCCGACGAACTGTTCCTGATGCTGAAACTCACCCGCCCCGGGTTCTCTTCCAACACAATGCCCATGCTCTCCAGCTGAAATGACGCCCCGGCGGAATGCACCAGCCCCAGCGTCAGCCACAGTGCGCCCAACAGCTGCGCCAGGCTTCGTTTTATCGTCATGATTGAACCTCTCCTTTTATCATTATTGGCTCGGCCCGCCCACCGGACGGCAGACGGCATCGCCCTCTTCGTACAACACCGCCGGATCGAACGCCGCCGGCACCGCGTAACTCACTACGCATTCGTTCATGTTCAGGCGCCGCACCCGCAGCGCCTTGCCGATATCGTCGTTTACCAGCATCAGGTTACCTTCGCCGATCAGCGTGCCGAGCAGTTGCCCCTGCTCGTCATGCACCGAGGCCCCGGTCGGCAAGGGGGCGCCCTTTTCATCGAGCAGGGTCAGCAGCAGCTGGCGCACTTCGGTCACCCGAAACCGCCTCTCCGCCACCGAGCCCCGCGCCAGCTCGAACGCCGCCTCGGTGCTGTCCAGCCGCAGATTCAGCGGTAGCGACAGCGTGTCGATCTGCGCGCGCAGCGGCACATAAGGCATCAGCATCGGCAACAGCGCGTCGCCGGCAAAATCGGTGATGCCGCTGCCGCCGCCCGATACCCGCACGCCCGACTGCGCCGGCACCGACACCACCGCCAGGGTATCGCCGATGCGCTGCGGCGAGGTCACCCAGGTGCCGTTGGCTACCCCCAACCCGCCCGACGACGAGAGCGACAGCGACGTACTGCCCTGCCCGCCGCGCGCGGCGCCCAGCCCAAGCCGGGTGTAGGGGGTTTCACCGCTCAGGTTGCCGGCCGCCTGATAGTCGCGGTCCGCGTCCCGCGTCACGTCCAGGTAGCCGTTAAGCCGCTCGCTCACCGGCCCCTGCCAGCTACTGCCCAGCGTCATGCGGTTGTTGCGCCGCATCTGCAGGCGGCTGCTGACGCTGCCGCTGCCCCAGGGCAGGCTCAGCCCGGCGTAAACCGCCGCACGGTCATAGGCGGAGGATTGCAGATTGACGCTCAGCGTGGCCTGCCCGAGGCTTTTGCCGTACGCCAGCGAATGCGTCCAGCTGCGCCGGCTGTCGCGGTAATAACCTTCGTGCGACAGCGAATAGGTCAGCGCGCCGGCGTTCATGCTGCGCCAGGAAAGCGCCAGCCCGCCGCTGTAACGCAGCCGCGCCATCGCCTCCTGATCCGGCCCGGAAGGGGCCAGCCCTTCATCCGCATCGCGAAAGCCCAGCGTGCGGTACTGTGAAGACAGCGACAGCGACAGGCTGCTGCCCAGCGCCGTCTGCCCCTGGGCATCCAGCTGCACGCCCTGTTGTCGGCCGCGGGTGAGGGTCGCCCCTCCCGACAGCCAGTTGCCCCAGTCATCACCCTGGCTGCCCTGCCAGGCCAGCCGCTGATAGGTTTTCGCCAGCAGCCCGCCCGCCGTTACCTGCCGGTTTTGGCCGAGGCGCAACCGCTTCTCGCCCAGCAGCAGCGCCGGCGGCGATGCGCCCTCCGGGGTGGCGCCATAGGGCCGATAACGCCCCGCCGCCAGCTGATAGCCGCCCGCCTGCACCGCCGGATCACCGGCGGTGGGCGTGACCGTAAATCGTTGCTGCCGCCCGTCGGCCTCGGTCAGCGTCACCTCGGTGTCCACACCGGCCATTACCGGCCCCAGGTCGCTTAGCGAAAAAGGCCCGGCCGGCAGCAGGGTGCGATACATCACCTGCCCGCGCTGTTTGACCTCCAGCGTCGATGGGCTCGCGACGCTGCCCTCCAGCGGCACCGTCAGTAGCGCGCGCTGCGCGCCGGTGTCGAGAGAGGCAAGCTGGCCGCCGGTTATCGGCACGTTGCCGCTCAGCGCCCCGCCGGCGCCGAATTCGCCGAGCTGAACGAAAGCGCCCCAGCGCGGGAAATCTTTGCTTGCCGAGGTTTCATATACGTCGAGCCGGCTGCCGCTCTCGTCGTTGTTATAACTGGCGCGGTTGCGGATCACCCAGTTACCGACGTTGACGCCCGGCTCCAGCATCGCCTGCAGCGTCTGCTGGTTGCCGTAGCGCCCCTGACGGCGGTTGCCGTACAGGTCGTAGTTCAGCAGCAGCGCATGGCCGCCCTGCTGCTCGGTGCGCAACTTGTCCGGGTCGAACGCCTCTTCCGGCAGGGTTATCTCCACGCGAAAGGCGCCGGGGAATACCTGCACCACCGCCTGCGGCCAACGCGCTTCGATGCGTTCGCAGGCGCCCAGCGGAGAAGTGACCCGCAGGCGCAGCGTCTGCGCCAGCCGTTCATCCAGGCACAGTTCGCCTTGCGAACCGAAACGCACCTCTTCCTGGTAGCGCTGCGCCGCGTTGACTTCCAGCGAGACGCGGTGCACACCCGGTAAAAAACGTGCGGTATTGAAAAATGCGGCAATATCCGCGTTGTACCCCAGCTGCGCCAGGGTTTTGACATCGAAGCCGGAGGCAGCAGTTTTCATCATCGGCCAGGCTAATAGAAACAGCAGCGCCGATGCCCTTTGCCTTATAGACACGTCATCTTCTCTGGATAAGTTCAGAACGGGAGCAGATCTAAAAAGGGGGGAAACTTCCCCCCAGGATCGGCGTCAGGCGTTACAACCCGAAACCGAACTCCAGCGTGGTGGAGCCGTCCAGGTTGACGTCTTCACCGATGCCGCCGTGCATGTCGCCGCTTTTGGCCAGGAAGGCTTCAACCAGCAGCTGAGCCGTGAAGTTTTTGCCGATGGCCAGCGAATTGCCGGCAGCCGAAGCCCAGCCGACCCGCTTGCCGTGTTCGAGTTGAACGGAACCCGCAGGCGAAGTAATAGTGCTGTCCTGTGTAACAAACAGCCTGCCGAGGGTCCCATCAATCTCCGGGTAATAGGCCTGGATTGAATAAAAACCCAGTTTGCCGGTAGCATTGACGTTACCGAGGCCGAAGGTTTTTCCCTGCTCGCTGGCGGTGCCCAGACGGTTGTCGATAACGTTAAAGGTCATCGGCGTTTCGGCATCGCATTTCACTTCCATGGTGAGACCGCCCTTCACGCCCAGACTGACGGGTTTGTCCCGGCTGATTTGCGTATGGCTAATGCTGCCGTAATCAAAGACCCCATTGTTGGGCAGCTTGACCTCACAGGTCGGCGCTATCAGTTCGCCCACCACTTTTATTTCCGCGCTTGGGCCGGCGGCCAGGCTGGCCCCGGTGGCAAACAGCGTGGAAGCCACCATCATTCGCAACGCAATTTTATTCATCAGTCGACATCCTTATATCGCCGCAATCCATATAATTTATTGTTTTTAGGCAATTAAATGCCGTACGCAAAACTTAAGGTGGAAGAACCATCCAGTTTCACGTTGTCGGTGATTGGGCCGTTCATGTCTTTGGCGGACGCCAGGTAAGGTTCAACCTGCAGTCTGGCGGCGAACAGTTTGCCGCTGTTTTGCACGTTGCCCGCTTTAGCCCAACCCGTGACGTTGTTTTTATCGATATAAGCCGAGTTGACGGTGGAGAACGAGGTGGTGCCTTTTTTGACGCTGTACAGCGCCGAAGACACGCCGTCGACCGCGGCACTGAAGATGTTGACTTTATAATAACCGAGCTTGCCGGAGCCATTGACGCTGCCCAGGCCAAAGTTGGCGCTGTCCGCCACGCTGGCGGTGCCTTCGCGGTTATCGACTACGGTGAAATTCAAAAAGGTTTCGGCCTCGCAGTTAACGACCAGCTGATTTGGCGATTTTGCCAGCGCGCTGGCCGCAGTGGCGTTAATCAGCGAATTCGACAGCTTGCCCAGATCGAAAACGCCGCTGTTAGTGAGAGATACCTGGCAAGACGGCACCGCCATCTGCCCTTTCACCTTCAGCTCCGGCGACATGGATGCCGCAGAGACATGATTCGCCATCATCGCGATCGCCATGACGCTTGCAGAGATTACTGTTTTTTTCATAATGAATATCCATACTCATAGTTAATATTTATCCCGGCCATACCGGATGGCGGGATATTAAATGAGGATAAAGCTCCTCTGGCTCACTCAAATTCATTGTCGTTACCCGCCCCGGCGTAAAAACAATGCATGAATTGGCATAGCGCATTTATTTGTTTTTATTCAAAGCCCAAAAACAAAATTCAGCGTCACCGAACCGTCCAGCTCTACTTTATCCGTGACCGGAATATTGGCCGCCAGAACGGGGGTGACCGAGATCTCCATGGTATAGGTGCGCCCGGCGGCGCGAGTGGCATCCGCAAGCAGCCAGTCGCTGCGTTCACCGGAGATCAACGCAACGTCGCTGCCCGGCTGCGCCGATGCGGCAGCGCGCGAACGCAGCGCCGCCGGAGCGCCATTCACCGTGGCATGGGTCAAGCCCAACAGGAAATAGCCAACCGGCCGCCCGTCCGCCGTATTGCTCAGACCGAAGCGGCGCGGATCCTGCGCGCTGCGGCTGGCTGCGCGGTTATCCGTCGGAATAATCGCCAGATAAGCCTCGCTCTCGCAGCGCACCTGCCAGGCCTGTTTCAGTGTCGGCAACCTCTGCTCATCGGCGGCGTTACCCGGCACGGAGCCATAGTCGTAAACGCCATTATTGCTGGCGATAACGGCGCACCCTGAATGCTTAATTTTCCCGGACACCTTCAGCTCAGCCGAAGGCGCAGCAATAAGTTGGCCGGAAAAAAATACCCACAGGCCAAGCACGCCCGTTTGCAACAGTCTCTTTTTCATCCCAATGTGGTTTCCATTCCATTAATCTGCCCGCTTGCCATTACGCAAGCACTGGATGAGATAAATAGTTTTTTCACCTCCTGACTCTCGAGCCGAGGCGATAAGCATTTCTCGTTGGATAACGTCAATATTTACTTCAAGGCACAGCATCATCCGCATCATCGTCAACACGGATAACGGACAGCGCCAATCTAGCGCCCCAGCCCAAGAATTAAAATACAAATCCAAATATCATGACAAATTCAGTACATGTATAAAGATAATGAACGAAACATAGAGGTTAATAATGAAAAGCGGTAAAAACACGCCAGCACGCAGGCAAACGTTCTTGATAATTATGCTTAATTATCAATTAAGTTCGTAAAAAACCAATAAAGCATCATCAACATGCATTGGTAATAACTAAAGTATACAAAAACAAATATAACACCCACGCAAAACAAATAACCGCAGTGAATTATTCACTCAATCTTAAAGGTAGGATAAATACTAAAGGTGACTTGATTGAAAGCGTCTCGCAAGTATGGCAGGTGAAATAAAGCCGAAGAAATGGGCGCATAATATTTCTCCGGCTAATAATCTGGCAGAATTGGCAGGCGAAAAGCGATTCATAGCCCCCGCGTATACACCCGCGAGGCTTCGCCCCAGGGATGATAGCCCAGTCCGTTAAACTCGAACCCGCGTCGCTCGTAATAGCCTTCCAGATCGGTGCACAGGTGCAGCTGCGGGAAGCCCAGGCGCCGGGTTTCCGCCGCCACGTGTTCGATCAGCCCTGCGCCATAGCCGCGCCCCCGGTGCGCTTCTTCCACATACAGCGCGCACAGCCAGGGGTAGAGTTCGCCGCGGCTGATAAAATCGTTGGTGATCAGCCCCGCGCAGCCGAGGATGCCATCGTTGCCCATCAACAGATACCACTGCGGCAGCGGGTTGGCGGCACCGAGACTGCGATTGATGGCGTCTTCATACACCTTCATGCTATCAGGCGAAGCCCACTGCCGCTGGAAATAATCGACAGCGCGCGGCGCAAGCGCGGGCGATTGCCGCACTGAAATAATGTTCATATTCACTCCGGTCATAAATGTTGCCAACGCAGAATTATGCAGCAATACGCGCATTGCAACAGCGACATCTCGTTATAATATTGCGAGATTAACAGCCAGAGGAGTCACCATGACGCAAAATATCTACGACAATCAAACCTTCTTCGACGGCTACGCTCAGCTCAGCCGCTCGGTGGACGGGCTGGACGGCGCACCGGAGTGGCCCGCCATTCGCCGCATCCTGCCGGATTTGCAGGGCAAAAAGGTGGTCGATCTCGGCTGCGGCTACGGCTGGTTTTGCCGCAGCGCGCGCGAACAGGGCGCCGCAAGCGTGCTGGGGCTGGATGTGTCGGAAAAGATGCTCGCCAGAGCGCGGGACATGACCCAGGATGGCGGCATCGAGTATCGCCGCCAGGATTTGGCGCAGCTTCGGCTGCCGCCGGCAGGTTACCAGCTGGCCTACAGTTCTCTGACCCTGCACTACATCGAAGATCTGGCCAGGCTGTTCGCCGAAATCTATCGGGGGTTGGCGGCCGGCGGGCAGTTTATTTTTACCGCCGAGCACCCAATCTATACCGCGCCAAAACAGCAGGGCTGGCTGGTCGACGAAAACGGGCAAAAGTCCTGGCCAATCAACGGCTATCAGCGGGAAGGGCAGCGGGTTTCCAACTGGTTGACGGACGGGGTAATCAAGCAGCATCGCACGCTCGGCAGCTATATCAACCTGCTGGTGCAACAGGGTTTCGTTATTTCTCATCTCAACGAATGGGGCCCAACCGCCCAGCAAATCGCGGCAACCCCGGCGCTGGACGAAGAACAAGAACGTCCGATGATCTTTATTCTCGCCGCCCATAAGCCAGCCTAGCCGTTACCTACACCCCATCCCTATTGGGGAGGCCGCCTCCCCCAGAGTCCTGATGCCCTATTCGCCGATCGGCGCAATGAATCTCGGCCAACGATCATCTCCGTATGTTATCTATACTTAACCTTTACACATTCTGAGGTGGAGAAAAAAATGACGTTTAACATCGGTGATTTTGTCCAGCGCACCACCGGCGGCCCCAAGATGACCATCGTGGCGATCGACGGTGAAACGCTGATTTGCAGCTGGAATGAGCTGGGTAAAGAACAGCGCGCCGAAGTACAGGCCGGCGACGTGGCGTTATACCACGAAGACGGCGACTTCGGCGTGTGCTGAACCATCGGGGCGCCCCGCCGCGCCCCACGAGGCGTTTAGGCGCGGATGTCCTGGTAGGCCGGGGTGGTGTCGAACTCATGTTTGGCGAACGGACACAGCGGGATAATCTTGCGATGCTCGGCACGCATTTTTTCCACCACCAGCGCCACCAGCTTTTTGCCTACGCCCTGCCCCTTTAAAACCTCGTCGACCCAGGTATGGTCGATAATCGTCAGCTTATCGCCGCTCGGCACAAAGGAAATTTCGGCAATCATCTTGCCCTGCGGATCGTTTATATAGAAACGTTTCTCATCTGCCAGAATTTTTAGGTCCATATCACTTATCCCGATATTTAAGCCCGTTGACGGTTCTTGAGTATAGATAGCGCGGCGGAGATAGCCATTCGCAGCGCCGAACGCCCCCGCAAAAGGTGCGCAACCGCCTGCCGCCGCTAGAAAAAAGCGCAAATTGTTCTAATATTTAATCAGCAACACAAGATAATTCCGACAGTGGCTAAGGAGTTCAAGATGGGTGATAGCTCAAAAGACAGCGTTATTCTGCTGTCCCGAATATTACTGATGATTCTGTTCATTATTTTTGGCTGGATGAAACTGGTTAACTTTGGCGCAACGGTAACGGCAATGGAGGGCTACGGTACTCCCATGCCGTATTTGGCGGCAATCATCGCTGTGGTGGTTGAGTTCTTTTTTGGTATTGCGCTTATTGTCGGCCTATTTACCCGGCCTATCGCAATTATTTTTGCCCTCTATGTTTTGGGCACCGCCTTTATTGGCCACCAATTCTGGAAAATGACCGGCATGGAAATGATGGGTAACGAAATAAACTTCTTCAAAAATATCAGCATTATCGGCGGCCTGCTGCTGTTGGCGGTGACGGGTGCCGGGCGTTACTCGCTGGATCACAAATTCTTTAATAAATAATCCCCTTCAGCCGGCGGCAACCCCGCCGGCTTTTCTTCAGGCATAGTGTTTAACGGCTGCGTTTGGCATGGCGCTCGAAGTTGTCGGCTTTCGCCTGCGCCGACTTGCGCAGCGTTACGTAGCAAGCGCCCTCACCGCCGTCGCGCGGTAAAGCGCGGCAAAACGCCTGCACCTGCTCAAACTGCGCCAGCCATTTGGCGACGTAGCTGCGCACGATATTCGGGTGGCTTTCAGATTGCCGCCCGCGGCCGTGCACAATCAGCACCGAACGCAAGTTTTGCGCCTCCGCCTGCAGGATAAAGCGGAACAGTGCCTGGCGGCTGGCCTCAACCGACAGCTTCAGCAGGTTCAGCGTGGCCTGTGGCGGGTAACGGCCGTTGCGCAGCTTATCCAGCACGCCTTGCTGAATGCCCTCCCCCCTGAATTCCAGCGGCTGCTCGCAGGGGATCACCTCGAGGAAACCGGTGCTGAGAAAATTATCCAACTGCAGCCGCTGCGCTTCACGGCGCGCGCTTTTGTCGAGCGCCTGCTCGGGTTTGAGATACAGGGTCTGCCGGCCACTCGCCAGCGGGATGACGCCCGCCATCGCCTGCTCGAAATCGTCTTTTTCCTGATTGCTCATTTCTCTGCCGCTCTCGCTCCGCAAGCCCGTTATCGCCGGGATAGGCATGATTGTAAGACGCGCCTCCCCGGTTGCAAGTCTGGAATTGTCAGTGGGCTTTGTCTGCAATTATCGTCAACGGGTGAGCTTCTGGGCAGTTTTCGTTATACTGCTAGCCATTATTGAGTGCCGCAAAGGATCAACCCCATGAAAATGCGCGAGCTGGAAATCCAGTTTCAAAATGCAATGAA is drawn from Serratia entomophila and contains these coding sequences:
- a CDS encoding DUF3313 domain-containing protein, whose translation is MKITCATLLPLALLLAACSSAVTEKEKYSAFLANYNDITKGKSASGKDVLYWKDPDVDFSKYKYLVYQPMTYFPKPKPSEMVSQRALDNILNYTNRQFKQAMGSHFVLQDIPRENTLIFRGAITAIDTQKKGLQLYEVLPITLLVAATQSVTGHRTMESAVYMEGEFIDASTQQPVIKVVRKASGENLNNEKSQLKVADVKNAIDIIATDIKEYNTL
- a CDS encoding LysR family transcriptional regulator, translating into MKLKDFKIEELRILRTIAETASVSQAAQLLGMPQSNVSRSLTALERRLGLEIFLRGPRTLSLTEFGEQFLRRAALLLDEHNDLLDMSGTYKRSLNGRVTLGAPIGIHSFLTRYLLPPLLQASPELIVDLVTRNPGEREKKYGAVFDSDCDLLISFFQPQNENLVARPLTRFRVGLFASPDYVASSPLGEPDELAQHRCITLRTLGGSSNSWSCYDPLGQLMQVTVTGSCICDNILPAIELAKQGLGIVYAPYYSVASALESGALLPCIARERCIDMQAYLIYPQRGILPHRVQVMMDSIIENVKLHAHRLI
- a CDS encoding fimbria/pilus chaperone family protein is translated as MTIKRSLAQLLGALWLTLGLVHSAGASFQLESMGIVLEENPGRVSFSIRNSSSEPILLATKVEDLDGKGFSKAVLLSPPIARIEAGQSQQVNFVLKPGTALPHEVMLKASFEGIGQAVDNSARMPVRQSIGLILQPTSVAVSKTPWDDLQLSLAGERLTIVNAGQHVVRLAPQLTLQPSGKVATLDNYYLMAGETQTLRVEGRPTSVTITPLSRYGFKQDAVTLAVK
- a CDS encoding fimbria/pilus outer membrane usher protein is translated as MMKTAASGFDVKTLAQLGYNADIAAFFNTARFLPGVHRVSLEVNAAQRYQEEVRFGSQGELCLDERLAQTLRLRVTSPLGACERIEARWPQAVVQVFPGAFRVEITLPEEAFDPDKLRTEQQGGHALLLNYDLYGNRRQGRYGNQQTLQAMLEPGVNVGNWVIRNRASYNNDESGSRLDVYETSASKDFPRWGAFVQLGEFGAGGALSGNVPITGGQLASLDTGAQRALLTVPLEGSVASPSTLEVKQRGQVMYRTLLPAGPFSLSDLGPVMAGVDTEVTLTEADGRQQRFTVTPTAGDPAVQAGGYQLAAGRYRPYGATPEGASPPALLLGEKRLRLGQNRQVTAGGLLAKTYQRLAWQGSQGDDWGNWLSGGATLTRGRQQGVQLDAQGQTALGSSLSLSLSSQYRTLGFRDADEGLAPSGPDQEAMARLRYSGGLALSWRSMNAGALTYSLSHEGYYRDSRRSWTHSLAYGKSLGQATLSVNLQSSAYDRAAVYAGLSLPWGSGSVSSRLQMRRNNRMTLGSSWQGPVSERLNGYLDVTRDADRDYQAAGNLSGETPYTRLGLGAARGGQGSTSLSLSSSGGLGVANGTWVTSPQRIGDTLAVVSVPAQSGVRVSGGGSGITDFAGDALLPMLMPYVPLRAQIDTLSLPLNLRLDSTEAAFELARGSVAERRFRVTEVRQLLLTLLDEKGAPLPTGASVHDEQGQLLGTLIGEGNLMLVNDDIGKALRVRRLNMNECVVSYAVPAAFDPAVLYEEGDAVCRPVGGPSQ
- a CDS encoding DUF1120 domain-containing protein, whose amino-acid sequence is MNKIALRMMVASTLFATGASLAAGPSAEIKVVGELIAPTCEVKLPNNGVFDYGSISHTQISRDKPVSLGVKGGLTMEVKCDAETPMTFNVIDNRLGTASEQGKTFGLGNVNATGKLGFYSIQAYYPEIDGTLGRLFVTQDSTITSPAGSVQLEHGKRVGWASAAGNSLAIGKNFTAQLLVEAFLAKSGDMHGGIGEDVNLDGSTTLEFGFGL
- a CDS encoding DUF1120 domain-containing protein, with translation MKKTVISASVMAIAMMANHVSAASMSPELKVKGQMAVPSCQVSLTNSGVFDLGKLSNSLINATAASALAKSPNQLVVNCEAETFLNFTVVDNREGTASVADSANFGLGSVNGSGKLGYYKVNIFSAAVDGVSSALYSVKKGTTSFSTVNSAYIDKNNVTGWAKAGNVQNSGKLFAARLQVEPYLASAKDMNGPITDNVKLDGSSTLSFAYGI
- a CDS encoding DUF1120 domain-containing protein codes for the protein MKKRLLQTGVLGLWVFFSGQLIAAPSAELKVSGKIKHSGCAVIASNNGVYDYGSVPGNAADEQRLPTLKQAWQVRCESEAYLAIIPTDNRAASRSAQDPRRFGLSNTADGRPVGYFLLGLTHATVNGAPAALRSRAAASAQPGSDVALISGERSDWLLADATRAAGRTYTMEISVTPVLAANIPVTDKVELDGSVTLNFVFGL
- a CDS encoding GNAT family N-acetyltransferase; amino-acid sequence: MNIISVRQSPALAPRAVDYFQRQWASPDSMKVYEDAINRSLGAANPLPQWYLLMGNDGILGCAGLITNDFISRGELYPWLCALYVEEAHRGRGYGAGLIEHVAAETRRLGFPQLHLCTDLEGYYERRGFEFNGLGYHPWGEASRVYTRGL
- a CDS encoding class I SAM-dependent DNA methyltransferase; translated protein: MTQNIYDNQTFFDGYAQLSRSVDGLDGAPEWPAIRRILPDLQGKKVVDLGCGYGWFCRSAREQGAASVLGLDVSEKMLARARDMTQDGGIEYRRQDLAQLRLPPAGYQLAYSSLTLHYIEDLARLFAEIYRGLAAGGQFIFTAEHPIYTAPKQQGWLVDENGQKSWPINGYQREGQRVSNWLTDGVIKQHRTLGSYINLLVQQGFVISHLNEWGPTAQQIAATPALDEEQERPMIFILAAHKPA
- a CDS encoding YodC family protein, which gives rise to MTFNIGDFVQRTTGGPKMTIVAIDGETLICSWNELGKEQRAEVQAGDVALYHEDGDFGVC
- a CDS encoding GNAT family N-acetyltransferase — translated: MDLKILADEKRFYINDPQGKMIAEISFVPSGDKLTIIDHTWVDEVLKGQGVGKKLVALVVEKMRAEHRKIIPLCPFAKHEFDTTPAYQDIRA
- a CDS encoding DoxX family protein — translated: MGDSSKDSVILLSRILLMILFIIFGWMKLVNFGATVTAMEGYGTPMPYLAAIIAVVVEFFFGIALIVGLFTRPIAIIFALYVLGTAFIGHQFWKMTGMEMMGNEINFFKNISIIGGLLLLAVTGAGRYSLDHKFFNK
- the smrA gene encoding DNA endonuclease SmrA, whose translation is MSNQEKDDFEQAMAGVIPLASGRQTLYLKPEQALDKSARREAQRLQLDNFLSTGFLEVIPCEQPLEFRGEGIQQGVLDKLRNGRYPPQATLNLLKLSVEASRQALFRFILQAEAQNLRSVLIVHGRGRQSESHPNIVRSYVAKWLAQFEQVQAFCRALPRDGGEGACYVTLRKSAQAKADNFERHAKRSR